A section of the Humulus lupulus chromosome 2, drHumLupu1.1, whole genome shotgun sequence genome encodes:
- the LOC133819673 gene encoding uncharacterized protein LOC133819673 codes for MLRRAGLSSGRNIRRLSTAVRHRIEDEGDWFYSSEWWGTDSDADGHTVLRSTSDKGNGVVSVAAYSSSRPSEVYWPTTENWLQKRYAEANPDVKHKERFNILGYQWRVLRFNGVTRQSTVKVLAANRDSEPGSVFLMQQPHCLAVPYLKSMVSVGLATIASCNYDLKSAVDGKKQMRVLCIGHGGGSLPLFIASKILGAEVHIVEIDPLVISASVQAMGFPAFSVMTPSGNRAFSKPDSTDEVMWKGTHERLYLYESDAEKFILKNTNLYDMIFIDAYDGEDIFPRPLWDPDSPFLKALSNQLHPEHGTVVVNLHSDSDLLDPDGSVPSVLEQILPMGKYVSQVGQAYKDVLAGSTSSNGEKKSGLGFTVSVPWICNTSLVVCKGFGMIDGNYNRDVILNTLVSKSVEIEHTLNLPFSCLQYVKRGLKLVH; via the exons ATGTTGCGCAGAGCTGGGTTGAGCTCTGGTCGGAATATCCGGAGGCTTTCGACAGCGGTACGGCATCGTATTGAGGACGAAGGTGACTGGTTTTACTCGTCCGAGTGGTGGGGAACCGATTCTGACGCAGACGGACACACTGTTCTCCGATCAACCTCTGATAAAGGCAATGGTGTCGTTTCTGTTGCAGCTTACTCTTCTTCAAGGCCC AGTGAAGTTTACTGGCCAACAACGGAGAATTGGCTTCAGAAGAGGTACGCTGAGGCAAACCCAGATGTGAAACACAAAGAACGATTCAATATACTTGGATATCAATGGCGGGTGCTTCGTTTCAATGGTGTAACTCGCCAAAGCACTGTGAAAGTATTGGCTGCCAACCGCGATTCGGAGCCTGGCTCTGTCTTCCTTATGCAACAGCCACATTGCCTCGCTGTTCCAT ATTTGAAGAGTATGGTATCGGTTGGACTGGCCACTATAGCATCATGTAATTATGATCTCAAGAGTGCAGTTGATGGGAAGAAGCAAATGCGTGTGTTATGCATCGGCCATGGTGGAGGAAGCTTGCCGTTGTTTATAGCTAGTAAAATTCTAG GTGCTGAGGTTCACATAGTTGAAATTGATCCTCTAGTTATATCAGCCTCGGTTCAAGCTATGGGGTTTCCAGCTTTCTCAGTCATGACTCCATCAGGCAATCGGGCCTTCTCAAAACCCGATTCAACAGATGAAGTTATGTGGAAAGGCACTCACGAAAGGCTTTACCTTTACGAATCAGATGCTGAAAAGTTCATTCTCAAGAACACCAATTTATATGATATGATTTTTATTGATGCTTATGACGGCGAGGACATCTTCCCTCGCCCATTATGGGACCCGGATTCCCCGTTTCTAAAAGCTCTCAGTAATCAGCTTCATCCTGAACATGGCACGGTTGTGGTGAACCTTCACTCAGATTCTGATCTCTTGGATCCTGACGGGTCTGTTCCATCTGTTCTCGAGCAAATCTTACCCATGGGGAAGTATGTTTCTCAAGTTGGCCAAGCCTATAAAGATGTATTGGCGGGAAGTACAAGCTCCAATGGAGAGAAAAAGTCTGGTTTGGGATTCACTGTGTCAGTTCCTTGGATATGCAATACATCCCTGGTTGTTTGCAAAGGTTTTGGAATGATTGATGGGAATTATAATAGAGATGTTATATTGAACACCCTTGTATCCAAATCCGTAGAAATAGAACACACTCTGAACTTACCATTCTCCTGTTTGCAGTATGTAAAGAGAGGACTTAAGCTTGTTCATTAA
- the LOC133815641 gene encoding uncharacterized protein LOC133815641, whose protein sequence is MSQKPGAAKKKVFVRIIITFLASPYSSPENKIPSLKKRKKKVVYPKVKVREQTDQDDQHVVADFCSTVNEYEEDISPPSIAKIPKSYIPSSIAFSFANDTPNVAIPKISALQGEDGDKNIDEDCKHNIRASSIPRPRAVLSSPDNDLVIGNKNRCKKEKTPVLKNRHLPQNRHALCKIIPTTTEDVINSKKSNENSDESKKEKTSVLKNRNLPQNRHALSKIIPTTTEDVINSKKSNEDSDESKGKKGKVVTGPTQRRQIRTGKPSSMKL, encoded by the exons ATGAGTCAAAAACCAGGAGCTGCCAAAAAGAAAG TTTTTGTGCGCATCATAATCACATTTTTGGCCAGTCCTTATTCATCCCCAGAAAACAAAATCCCATCttt aaagaaaaggaagaaaaaagtgG TGTACCCAAAAGTGAAGGTGAGGGAACAGACAGACCAAGATGATCAACATGTGGTTGCTGATTTTTGCTCTACAG TGAATGAGTATGAAGAAGATATATCTCCACCCTCCATAGCAAAAATCCCAAAGTCCTACATACCTAGTAGTATAGCTTTTTCTTTTGCTAATGACACACCTAATGTAGCTATACCAAAGATTTCAGCTCTTCAAG GAGAAGATGGAGATAAAAATATTGATGAAGACTGCAAGCACAATATTAGAGCCAGTTCAATACCTCGCCCAAGGGCTGTCTTATCTAGTCCTG ataaTGATTTGGTGATTGGGAACAAGAACAGatgcaaaaaagaaaaaacacCAGTATTGAAGAATCGTCACTTGCCTCAAAATAGACATGCATTATGTAAGATTATTCCAACCACCACTGAAGATGTTATAAACTCCAAAAAGTCCAATGAAAATTCAGATGaaagcaaaaaagaaaaaacatcAGTTTTGAAGAATCGTAACTTGCCTCAAAATAGACATGCATTATCTAAGATTATTCCAACCACCACTGAAGATGTTATAAACTCCAAAAAGTCCAATGAAGATTCAGATGAAAgcaaaggaaagaaaggaaaagtagtcacaggtccaactcaaagaCGACAAATTAGAACTGGGAAACCAAGTTCTATGAAACTTTGA
- the LOC133819672 gene encoding pentatricopeptide repeat-containing protein At4g02750-like, which yields MVFTSRLDHGRKLLQTLSLRLIKPLSTVTTPFIPQNHATQTLPNLKPLNSKISGYMRRGLVDEAQKLFDEMLQRNTVTWNAMIRGYFLNGHVENALNLFDQMPVRDVVSYNTVIAGLMQCGNVDGARRVFDGMGYKDVVTWNSMASGHFRNGFVCEAVGVFDEMPVKDVVSWNLVVGGLVNCGELELAEEYFRRMTTRDVVSWTIMVSGLASVGRIVEARELFEKMPLRDTQAWNAMMVGYIENGHIEMAEIFFQRMPQRNFDSWNELLNGLVKGGRPNDAMKLFMQMPEKCHKTWNSILLEFTRNGLIREAHAFMEKKPYSDVVSRTNIILGYFQIGDVNSAVSLFNLMPIRDVTAYNVTIFGLGENDHGEEGLKLFIRMKESGMFPDEATYTSVLTICSDLPALQLGMQTHAMVTKTGFNHFIAVGNAIVTMYARCGNVIFALMEFNSMGSRDVISWNSIICGFAHHGNGESALEMFQKMRSEDIEPNHITFVGVLSACSHAGMVDLGRHYFQIMRHEHSIQPTSEHYTCLVDLMGRFGLIDEAMGFVHQMRADGIEVPASVWGALLGACRIHKNIEIGKLAGEKILEIEPENSGVYLILSEMHLSCGRRKEAETFWIRMKDTGVKKQPGCSWVEVNKGSHAFLSGDCSHPEFSRISSVLELLHMEKTKNSKSVAVSLEKVLLE from the coding sequence ATGGTCTTCACTTCTCGCCTCGATCATGGACGCAAACTCCTCCAAACTCTTTCTCTACGCCTCATTAAACCACTTTCTACGGTTACTACACCCTTCATTCCACAAAATCATGCCACCCAAACTCTTCCCAACTTAAAGCCCCTCAACTCCAAGATCTCGGGCTACATGCGTCGTGGCTTGGTTGACGAAGCCCAGAAGTTGTTCGACGAAATGCTTCAACGAAACACTGTCACTTGGAATGCCATGATCCGTGGTTATTTTCTCAATGGTCATGTTGAGAATGCCCTCAACTTGTTTGATCAAATGCCCGTGAGAGATGTTGTCTCGTATAACACGGTGATTGCAGGGTTGATGCAATGTGGGAATGTTGATGGTGCGAGGAGAGTCTTTGATGGGATGGGATATAAAGATGTTGTTACTTGGAATTCGATGGCTTCTGGGCATTTCCGTAATGGGTTCGTTTGTGAAGCTGTCGGAGTGTTCGATGAAATGCCTGTGAAAGATGTGGTTTCTTGGAACTTGGTTGTTGGAGGGCTTGTAAATTGTGGAGAGCTTGAGTTGGCCGAAGAATATTTTAGAAGAATGACTACTCGGGATGTTGTATCCTGGACTATAATGGTTTCAGGTCTCGCGAGTGTTGGACGGATCGTTGAAGCCCGGGAGCTCTTTGAGAAGATGCCTTTGAGAGATACCCAAGCTTGGAATGCAATGATGGTTGGGTACATCGAAAACGGGCACATCGAAATGGCTGAGATTTTTTTTCAGAGAATGCCCCAGAGAAATTTTGATTCTTGGAATGAATTGCTGAACGGGCTGGTGAAAGGTGGAAGACCTAACGATGCCATGAAACTTTTTATGCAAATGCCAGAAAAATGTCACAAAACATGGAATTCAATCTTGTTGGAGTTCACTAGAAATGGCCTCATTAGAGAAGCTCATGCATTTATGGAAAAAAAACCTTACAGTGATGTTGTGTCAAGGACAAATATCATCTTAGGTTATTTCCAAATTGGAGACGTTAATAGTGCTGTTAGTCTTTTTAACCTGATGCCGATTCGAGATGTAACTGCATACAATGTAACCATATTTGGATTAGGAGAAAATGATCACGGTGAAGAAGGCTTGAAGCTTTTCATTAGAATGAAAGAATCAGGAATGTTTCCAGATGAAGCTACATACACTAGCGTTTTGACAATCTGTTCAGACTTGccagcattacaacttggtatgcaAACTCATGCCATGGTGACAAAAACAGGATTCAATCATTTCATTGCTGTTGGTAACGCCATTGTTACCATGTATGCTAGATGTGGAAATGTGATTTTTGCTTTGATGGAATTCAATTCCATGGGAAGCCGCGACGTCATCTCTTGGAATTCCATAATCTGTGGCTTCGCTCACCATGGTAATGGAGAAAGTGCTTTGGAGATGTTTCAAAAGATGAGATCAGAAGATATTGAACCCAACCACATTACTTTTGTTGGTGTTCTATCTGCTTGTAGCCATGCAGGAATGGTGGACCTGGGTAGACATTACTTCCAAATAATGAGACATGAGCATTCTATTCAGCCAACAAGTGAGCATTATACTTGCTTAGTTGATTTAATGGGGAGGTTTGGACTTATTGATGAGGCAATGGGTTTTGTGCATCAAATGAGGGCAGATGGAATTGAAGTTCCGGCAAGCGTTTGGGGAGCATTGCTCGGAGCTTGTAGAATCCACAAGAACATTGAGATTGGCAAGCTTGCTGGGGAAAAGATTTTAGAAATAGAACCAGAAAATTCtggtgtgtacttgattttgtcaGAAATGCACCTCAGTTGTGGACGAAGAAAAGAGGCTGAAACATTCTGGATTAGAATGAAAGACACCGGAGTCAAGAAGCAGCCAGGGTGCAGCTGGGTCGAGGTAAACAAAGGTAGCCATGCTTTTCTTTCAGGAGATTGTTCGCACCCAGAGTTCAGTAGGATTAGTTCTGTGTTAGAGTTACTTCATATGGAGAAGACTAAAAATTCAAAGTCTGTTGCTGTTTCTCTGGAAAAAGTGTTATTAGAATAG
- the LOC133819676 gene encoding 28 kDa ribonucleoprotein, chloroplastic, translated as MAAATAAAAAAVASASSFSPSIHTTLQCHRSNLLHLKIISPQHSRFSAAALSAVDTAVIGGASFNKWRLVRVIAAVAQDEVAAVAADEVDEAAAAAVEEAEPEAATGGGDDRGEVIAENTKLYFGNLPYSVDSAQLAGIIQDYGSPELIEVLYDRDTGRSRGFAFVTMSTIEDCKAVIQNLDGSQYMGRMLRVNFSDKPKPKEPLYPETEYKLFVGNLSWSVTSESLTNAFQEYGNVVGARVLYDGDTGKSRGYGFVCFATKAEMDIALDSLNGVELEGRSMRVSLAEGKRS; from the exons ATGGCTGCAGCCACCGCCGCGGCCGCCGCTGCCGTAGCCTCAGCCTCCTCCTTCTCTCCTTCAATCCACACCACTCTCCAATGCCACCGCTCCAATCTCCTCCACCTCAAAATCATCTCTCCTCAACACTCTCGCTTCTCGGCGGCGGCGCTCTCCGCCGTCGATACGGCGGTGATCGGCGGAGCCTCTTTCAACAAGTGGCGACTTGTGAGGGTGATCGCCGCGGTGGCGCAGGACGAGGTGGCTGCCGTGGCCGCCGATGAGGTCGATGAAGCTGCTGCCGCCGCTGTGGAGGAAGCGGAGCCCGAGGCGGCGACGGGTGGTGGAGACGATCGGGGCGAGGTGATTGCTgagaatacgaagctttattttGGGAATCTTCCTTACAGTGTCGATAGTGCTCAACTTGCTGGTATAATTCAGGATTATGGGAGTCCTGAGCTCATTGAG GTTCTTTATGATAGGGACACCGGGAGAAGCCGAGGGTTTGCATTTGTAACCATGAGCACTATTGAAGATTGTAAAGCAGTTATCCAAAATCTTGATGGAAGT CAATACATGGGTCGGATGCTGAGAGTGAACTTTTCAGACAAACCAAAACCTAAAGAGCCTCTATATCCAGAAACTGAGTACAAGCTTTTCGTAGGGAACCTTTCATGGTCAGTGACATCAGAGAGTTTGACCAATGCATTTCAAGAGTATGGAAATGTGGTCGGAGCTCGAGTTTTGTACGACGGTGACACCGGAAAGTCTCGAGGCTATGGCTTCGTCTGCTTCGCCACCAAAGCTGAGATGGACATTGCCTTAGATTCTCTCAATGGAGTG GAACTAGAAGGAAGGTCCATGAGGGTGAGTTTGGCTGAAGGTAAACGTTCATGA